GAACGCCTCGTCGACATCGACGACGAGGCGACGCTCGACGGCGACGATCAGGCACGCCTGTCCCATTCGGAGACGCCGGAGACCTGGCTGAGCCGGACCCAAGACAAGGTGCTCCTCACCGAGACACTGGACACGCTCCCAGCACCCTTTCGCGAGGTGATCGTCCTCAAGGACTTGGAGGACATGTCCTACAAGGAGATCGCGCAGGTGATCGATACGCCGCTCGGCACGGTGATGTCGCGGCTGGCGCGGGGGCGCGAGATGCTACGCAAACGACTACTGGCTTCCGAATGGACGACATGAACTGCCGCGCTTGCCTCTACTGGCTGCAAGCGTATATCGACAGCGAGGAGCTGGACGAGGAGATCGCGGCCAAGCTGCACGAGCACCTCGACGGCTGCCCGAAGTGCCGCGAGAGGCTCGCCGCGCTGGAGGTCCTCCGCAAGGGCGTGCGCGAACGCCTGCCCTACCATCCGGCACCCTCGGACATGCATCGCCAGGTGCTCGCAGAGATCGCGACCGAAGAACGCAGGGCGCTCGCCCGAAAGGCCGAAAGCCGGTCGAATTGGACCAGACTGTCGTTCGCGGCGGTGGTGCTGGCACTGCTGGCGATCCTCTACGTCGCCGCCTCCTCGTCCGGCGACGACCTCGCCGACGAATTCATATCGCGGCACCAGTACGCCCTCCTGGAAGACCACCTCATCGACCTGCCCTCCTCCGATCCTGCGACGCTCGTGGCCTGGTTCGCTGGGAAGCTCGACTTCTCCCCACCGGTCCGGGACTTCGACCGGGACGGCTATCGGTTGGTCGGAGGCCGGCTCGACTACATCGAGCACCGGCCGGTCGCAGCGCTCGTCTACCGTCACGAAGATCACATCATCAACGTCTTCGCGATGCCGGCAACGAAGGCGGATCGAGGCGTACGCAGCAGCACTCGGCACGGCTTCAATCTGATCTCCTGGCGAGCCCATCAGCTGGCCTTCAAAGCGGTTTCCGACTTGAATCGAAGGGATCTCGAGGGCTTGCGCCAACTGATCGAATGACGACCGTTTGAAAGACCGCCCGGCGGTCTTTCGGGATCTGCAAGGTACCGTTCGCCAGTTCGTCTTCGTTGGGCCTCCTGCGTCGGCCCAATCTACCTGACTATTCGCCCGCGATGAGCCGTGCGGCCAGTCCCGCAAGCTCCAGCGGGCCGCTCGTGTCGATCGAGATCAGGTGATCACGCTCGTCGCCCGTCAGCGGCTCCTGGCTGCCAAGCTGCAAGTCCAGGACGCGCTCGTCCGCCTCCGAGGGATCGCCACCGCTGCGCCGGCGCGCCTCAAGACGCGCGCGCAGCACGGCCTCCGGCGCCTGCGCAGATAGGATCCGGCACGGGCAGCCGAGCTCGTCGGCCAGGGCGAGAAAGGCCCGGCGCTGCTCCTGCCGCAGGAAGGCCGCATCGACGAGGACGTCGTAGCCGGCCGTCAGGAGCGTGCGCGCCTGCCCACGCAGACGCTCGTAGGTGCGGGCCGTCGCCTCGCGCGTGTAGATGTCGCCGACGGTGGCGGCCGAGTCGGCGTCGGCGCCGAGGCCGAAGAGCCGTTTGCGCTCGATGTCCGAGCGGATCCGGATCGCCGGCAGGTGATCGAGCAGGCCGTTCGCGAGCCAGCTCTTCCCGGACCCTGACAGGCCGTGCATCAGGACGAGGGTCGGTCGATGCGCACGGGTGTAGCCCTCGGCCAGGCTCAGGTAGCGGGCGAGGTCGCGCCGGTCGGCGGCGGCCTCCTCCGCCTCGACGTGGGCCTGGCCGAGGCGGATGGCGATGACCTTCGCCCGCACCATGGCCCGATAGACCTTGTAGAAATCGAGCAGCGGCAGGCCAGCGTAGTCGCCGGTGAGCTCGAGATAGCGATTGAGGAAGCGCCGGCCGAGGACTGGGTAACCGCCCTCGTCGAGGTCCATGACGAGGAAGGCGACCTCGCTGATCGTGTCGATCCAGCGCAGTGCCGGGCTGAACTCGATCGCATCGAAGATCACCACCTCGTCGTCGATGATCGCGATGTTGCCCCGGTGCATGTCGCCATGGCACTCGCGGACGTGGCCCTCGCGCCGACGCTCGGCGATCTCGCCCTGCAGGGCCTCGGCGTGCGCGCGGGTCCAGGCCTCGATGGCATCGATTCGCCCCTGCTGACCGGCCGCGAGCCCCGGGCGGATGTGCCGAAAGTTCTCGAGCATCGGGCCGAGCACGGCCGCCTGGCTACCGTAGTCACTGTCGGGCGCCGCCGTCGGAATGCCCGCGTGGAAGTCGGCGACTCGCACCGCGATGCGCTCGACGACGTCCGGGGTCACCGTCCGGCGGCTCAAGAGGGCCTCCTGCGGGAAGCGGCGCATCTTGACCGCATACTCGATGACCTCACCCTCGCCGCCGATGCGCGGGTGCGCGGGCGCGCCCGTGACCGGCTCGACCGAGAGATAGATCTCGGGCGCCAGACGGCGGTTGAGGCGCAGCTCCTCGCCGCAGAGCGAGTGACGCCGTGCCAGGGTCGAGAAATCGAGAAAGCCCAGGTCGAGCGGCTTCTTGAGCTTGTAGGCGAAGGCCCCGGCGAGCAGGACGACCGAGATGTGGGTCTCGATCCGCTCGACCTCGCTCACCGGATGCGGATAGGCGCCCGGTTCCAGCAGGCCCTCGACCAGGGTTTCGAAATCTGTCGCGGACATCGTCATCGCCTTCGCGGTGGCCATCAGGGCGAGAAAAGGGCGGTTCCGGCCAAGGTTGATCGACCCATCCGGCTTCAGTAACCTTCGCCGCTTCGCTGAACCCTCGCACCCAAGTTTAGAGAAAAACGCCCATGACCATCGAACGCATCGTCCTCGCCGTCGCCGGCGCCTTCATCCTGATCTCGCTCGCCCTGTCGCAGCTGCTCAGCCCCTATTGGCTGTGGTTCACCGCCTTCGTCGGCGCGAACCTGCTGCAATCGGCCTTCACCGGCTTCTGCCCGCTGGCCGTGATCCTCAAGCGCCTCGGCAAGAAGCCCGGTCCGGCCTTCTGAGCGGGGCCAGATGAACGCGCTGGGCTCGGTCGTCGTCAGTCGACGACCGGCTCGGCCCAGAGGTCGTGATCGCCGGCCGCGGTGACCTCGACCTCGATGAAGTCCCCCGGCTCCAGCTCCCAGGCACCGGGCACGATGACCAGGCCGTCGATCTCGGGGGCATCGAACTCGCTGCGCGCGATGACCCGCTCGGCCTCGACCTCGT
This portion of the Thioflavicoccus mobilis 8321 genome encodes:
- a CDS encoding sigma-70 family RNA polymerase sigma factor; its protein translation is MKEARRFEELIVPHLDAAYNLARWLTRNESSAQEIVQESCLRALKALPRFRGDDGRAWLLTIVRNQSYSWLKKTAGERLVDIDDEATLDGDDQARLSHSETPETWLSRTQDKVLLTETLDTLPAPFREVIVLKDLEDMSYKEIAQVIDTPLGTVMSRLARGREMLRKRLLASEWTT
- a CDS encoding anti-sigma factor family protein, whose product is MNCRACLYWLQAYIDSEELDEEIAAKLHEHLDGCPKCRERLAALEVLRKGVRERLPYHPAPSDMHRQVLAEIATEERRALARKAESRSNWTRLSFAAVVLALLAILYVAASSSGDDLADEFISRHQYALLEDHLIDLPSSDPATLVAWFAGKLDFSPPVRDFDRDGYRLVGGRLDYIEHRPVAALVYRHEDHIINVFAMPATKADRGVRSSTRHGFNLISWRAHQLAFKAVSDLNRRDLEGLRQLIE
- a CDS encoding AAA family ATPase — its product is MSATDFETLVEGLLEPGAYPHPVSEVERIETHISVVLLAGAFAYKLKKPLDLGFLDFSTLARRHSLCGEELRLNRRLAPEIYLSVEPVTGAPAHPRIGGEGEVIEYAVKMRRFPQEALLSRRTVTPDVVERIAVRVADFHAGIPTAAPDSDYGSQAAVLGPMLENFRHIRPGLAAGQQGRIDAIEAWTRAHAEALQGEIAERRREGHVRECHGDMHRGNIAIIDDEVVIFDAIEFSPALRWIDTISEVAFLVMDLDEGGYPVLGRRFLNRYLELTGDYAGLPLLDFYKVYRAMVRAKVIAIRLGQAHVEAEEAAADRRDLARYLSLAEGYTRAHRPTLVLMHGLSGSGKSWLANGLLDHLPAIRIRSDIERKRLFGLGADADSAATVGDIYTREATARTYERLRGQARTLLTAGYDVLVDAAFLRQEQRRAFLALADELGCPCRILSAQAPEAVLRARLEARRRSGGDPSEADERVLDLQLGSQEPLTGDERDHLISIDTSGPLELAGLAARLIAGE
- a CDS encoding YgaP family membrane protein, producing the protein MTIERIVLAVAGAFILISLALSQLLSPYWLWFTAFVGANLLQSAFTGFCPLAVILKRLGKKPGPAF